GCGTGGGATCCCGCCTACCGCGACGGCGCGCTGCGCGACTGGCTCTTCGCGCAGCGCAGGAAGCGCTGAGGGCGCCGGGCGCGCGGACCGCGTGCGCCGCGCGAACGCGGAACGCCGTTCTGACGCACAATCGGTCAATTCATGAAAAGCGCCGGCCTCTTTCCGGCCTGACGTTGGCTAAACTATCCCCGCGCGGTCGTCTCCGGCGAGGCGGCGGCCGTGCGCTGCGCCGCGGCGACGCCGAGGACCGCGGCCGCTGGGAAGAGGGGACTTCGGTGTGGACCGCGAGTCGCTGGACGAGCCGCGGACCGCGGGAGCCGGGAGGCGCGTCATGGGCGGCAGGTTTCTTCGCGGCGTCGCGTCCCGCCTCGTCGGTCCGCGCGGCCGGAGCGTCCCGCTCGTCGCGGGAGCGCTCGCGCTCCTCGGCCTCGCCGCCGGTCTCGCCGGGGTCGCGGCGCGGGCCCAGTCGGCGCCGCCTCCAAAGCGCCCGATCCCCCCGTATCTCGCGATGGTCGAAACGTGGCTGCAGCGGGAGGCCGCGGGAGCGCGGGCCGCGCAGGCGATCAATCAAGACACGATCGACGCCGGCCGCGCTCTGCTGGCCAAGGCGCGGGCCGCGAAGAGCGCCGCGGCGACGGCCGAGGCCCAGCGGGTCGTCGCCGTCGCGGAAGAGGCGCTGCGCAAGAACAGGCTGCGCGCGGCGCGGGCGGAGAAGGCGCTGGCGTGGGCGGCGCGCCTGCGCGAACTCCCGCCCGCCGGCGGCATGGCCGGGTTCATGCCGCGCGCCGAAGGGACGATCGAGATCCAGCCGGCGGGCGGCGGCGCGCCGCGCGCCGTGACCGCGGACACGCCGCCGGTCGCCGGACCGGGCGACACGATCCGCACCGGCAAGGACGGCCGCGCGGACGTCCTCCTCCCGGAGGGGAACGTCGTCAGCCTCTCCGCCGGCGCCGCGATGACCCTCGCGGAAGGCGCGGTCGAAACTCTCCTCTACGGCGAGGTCCGCGCCCGCGTCCTGCGGATGGGCCACAAGTTCGAGGTGCGGACGCCGAGCGCGGTGACGTCGGTGCGCGGCACCGACTTCGTCGTGCGCGAGGTCCCCGGCAAGCCGTCGTCGGTCGTGGTCCTCGAAGGGACCGTCGCCTTCGGCGACGCCAAGGGGACGAAGACGGTCCTCGTCGGTCCGGGCATGCAGTCCTATCTGCTTCCCGACGGCACGCCGGCCGAGCCGACGGCGGCGAACGTGAAGGAAATGCGGAG
The bacterium genome window above contains:
- a CDS encoding FecR family protein, with the translated sequence MGGRFLRGVASRLVGPRGRSVPLVAGALALLGLAAGLAGVAARAQSAPPPKRPIPPYLAMVETWLQREAAGARAAQAINQDTIDAGRALLAKARAAKSAAATAEAQRVVAVAEEALRKNRLRAARAEKALAWAARLRELPPAGGMAGFMPRAEGTIEIQPAGGGAPRAVTADTPPVAGPGDTIRTGKDGRADVLLPEGNVVSLSAGAAMTLAEGAVETLLYGEVRARVLRMGHKFEVRTPSAVTSVRGTDFVVREVPGKPSSVVVLEGTVAFGDAKGTKTVLVGPGMQSYLLPDGTPAEPTAANVKEMRRWWEE